DNA sequence from the Acidimicrobiales bacterium genome:
TTGCCTCCGTGGGCAGCAGGGGCGAGGCCCACGACGAGCAGCCGGGCGGCGGGATCACCCCAGCCGGGGATGGGCCTGCCCCAGTACTCCTCGTCGGCGAACGACGCCCGCTTCTCTGTAGCCACCAGTTCGCGCCACGCCACCAGCCGGGGGCAGGCGAAGCAGTCCACGACCTCGGCGGTGACCCGTTCCAGCGAGTCGGGCGCAGCCACGGCGCCAGAGTAGGTTGGTCGCCGCCCATGCCGAGACGCCCCAAGCAGCCGCCGTTCACGGTCGCCCTGTTCGTCCGCCACGGCCGCACCCCGACCACCGGTGCCGTGTTGCCAGGCCGCGCCCCGGGGCTGCACCTGTCCGACGAAGGCACGCGTCAGGCCGAGGCCGCCGCCGCCCGCATCGCCGCGCTGGCCGACGTGGCCGCCGTCTACGCCTCGCCGTTGGAGCGGGCGCGCGAGACGGCCGCACCCATCGCCAAGGCGCTCGGCCTCAAGGTGAAGGTCGACAAGGGCTTGTCGGAGTGCGACTTCGGCGACTGGACGGGCGCCGCGCTGAAAGACCTGATGAAGCTGCCGGAGTGGAAGACGGTGCAGCGGTACCCCAGCGGGTTCCGCTTCCCCAACGGCGAGTCGTTCAACGAGATGCAGGCCCGCATCACCTCGACGGCGGCCCGGCTGCGGGCGCAGCACGAGGGCCGCACCATCGTGTTGGTGTCGCACGCGGACCCCATCAAGGCGGCGGTGGCCGACGCCCTCGGCACCCACCTCGACCTGTTCCAGCGCATCGTCGTGTCGCCGTGCTCGGTGACCGCCATCGCCTACTTCGGCGAGGGCCCCGCCGTGCTCGGCGTGAACCTGGTCGGCGACCTCACCGACCTGAAGCCGTCGTAGCCATGAGCTCGTCGTTCGACTTCACAGCAGTCGACCGCATCACCATCGGCACCGTGGGGCCGCCGGGCCAGCGCGCCTTCTTCCTCCAGGCCCGCCAAGGCCCCGACCTGGTGACCCTCAAGCTGGAGAAGTCGCAAGTGGCGGCCTTGGCCACCTACCTGGGCGAGCTGCTGCAGGGCATGGCCCGGCCCGGCCACCTCCCCGAGGACCTCGACCTCGAAGAGCCGGTGGTAGCCGAGTGGGTGATCGGCACCCTGGGCATCACCTACGACGAGGAGATCGACCGGTTCCTCCTGGTGGCGGAAGAGGTGGCGATGGACGACGAGGACGCCGGCGAGGCTCGTTTCTTCGTCAGCCGGGAACAGGTAGCCGCCCTCGCCATCCGGGGCACGCAGCTGGTCGAGGCGGGCCGCCCGCCGTGCCCGCTCTGCGGCTACCCCCTCGACCCGAAGGGCCACGCGTGTCCGCGGACGAACGGGCACCGGCCGCCGACGCTCTGACCGTCCTCGCCTCCGGCGAGGTGGCGCTCCAAGGCCGCATGCCGTGGAGCTCGAACGCCACCTTCCTGGTGACGCTGACGCTCGACGACGTAGAGATGCCCGCGGTCTACAAGCCGCACCGGGGCGAGCGCGAGCTGTGGGACTTCCCCGACGGCCTCTTCCTCCGTGAGGTGGCGGCCTACGAGCTGTCGGCCGCGCTGGGCTGGAACGTCGTGCCCGAGACCGTGCTGCGCCACGACGGGCCGTTCGGCGTGGGGTCGTACCAGCGGTTCATCGCCGCCGACTTCTCCGAGCACTACTTCACCTTGCTGGAGAAGCCCGACCACCACGAGTGCCTGCGCACCATCGGAGCCTTCGACTTGGTGGCCAACAACGCCGACCGCAAGGGCGGGCACTGTCTCCTGGGCGACGACGGGCGCATCTGGGGCATCGACAACGGCTTGTCGTTCCACGTCGAGCCCAAGCTGCGCACGGTGATCTGGGACTTCGCCGGGCAAGCGGTCGAAGCGCCCTTGCTGGCCGACCTGGCGCGCATGGCCGCGTCGCCGCCCGCAGCCCTGGAGCAGTTGTTGCACCCCGCCGAGATCGAAGCACTGGTGGAACGGGCGTGCTGGGTGGTGCAGCACCCGGTCTTCCCCGATCCCCCGCCGGGGCACAGGGCGTACCCGTGGCCGCTGGTCTGAACCTCGACGACATCGACGGCCTCACCCGCGAGGTCGACCGCTTGTGCTCGGTGCGCGAGTGGGACGGGTTGCTGTCGTTGCGCGACCTGTGCCGGGCCGCCATGGCACGGGGCAAGCAACTGTGGCCGGTGGCCGCCCACGCCGAGTACCGGCTGGCATTGGAAGCGCCTGCGCCGTGGGCTGCGCAGATGCTGGTGCCGGGCACCGGCCGCTTCGCCCTCGGCCCGCTGCCCGAGGTGGCGGCGTCGACGCACACGTGGGACGACTTGGCGCCGCATGCGCCCGCGGGTCCGGTGGCCGCGCTGGCGGCATACGAACGGGTGGTGCGGGGCGACGACCTCACCGGCGCCGACGTCGAGCCGGTGTTCGAGCTGCCGTTGGCGCTGCAGGACTGGGAGCCCGCCTACCCGGTGGCCGACTACCGGGCCGACAAAGCCGACTTCCCCGCCCCACCGCCCCCCTCCTCGTTCTGGCACCGAGATCACGCTGCAGGAGGCGTGATCTCGGTGCCAGAAGCGGCGCGGGCGCTGACCGAACTGGCGGAGGCGTGGCTCACCGAGTCGAACGGCCGGGCCGAAGCGGCCGCCGTCGAGGGCGACGCGGCGGCGGCCGTGGCGGCGCTTGGGCCACCGACGGTGCGCCTCGCATCGATCGAGCCCGCCGACGCCTTGGCCCACATGGCGTGGACGGCCGCTTCGGGCGGCGCCCACGGCCGCCGCCGCGGCATGGCCAAGGGCCGCTTCGCCGCCTGGTGGACGGTGGCCGCCGTCGGCGACTCCCTCGACGACTGGCCACTGGCGCCCGACGAACTGGGCGAACTGGTGCACGAACTGCGCTGGTTCCTGTGGGACGCGGGCGAACCGGTCACCGGCTGGTCGCTCCGCCTCGCCGTCGAAGACCCCGAGACCGGGCGAGCCTTCGCCGTCTCGGCCTCGGACGCCGCCTGACTCAGACGCCCTTGTTGCCGGGGTTCACCCGTCCGCCGGGGCTGGGCTTGCCGTTGTTGCAGCCCGACGGTGCCGACACGATCACTGTCACTTCGTAGGTGCCGCCCGCCGCGAAGTAGCCGTCGGCCCCGCCGGTCCCGCACGTCGGGTCGTCGGAGCGGGCCAAGGTGATGACGTCGTTGCCGTCTGTCGCCCCCGGCTTCACGCCGAACGGGCCCTTGCGGGAGTTGGCGGCCACCGTGACCTTCACCCCGTTGACGTTGACCACCATCGACGCCGGGTAGTTGTTGACCACCGTCACCTTGGCCATGCTCGCCGGGATCGTCGACGTCGTCGTGGTCGGCTTGGCCGTCGTCGTCGGAGCCTTGACCGTGGTCACCACGGGCGCTGCCGTGGTGGTGGTCGTCGCCTCGCTGGTCGTGGTGGTCTCTTCGCTCGTCGAGGTGGTGCTCTCGTCCGCCGAGAGGCGCACGTCGTCGCCCTTGTCGTCGGAACACGACGCCAGCAGTACGGCAGCGACGAGGACAAGGCGACGGATCATGCGCTCACGGTACCGACCCGAGCACGCGATCCAAATAGGCGTTGGCGAACTTGCCGTCGGGGTCGAGCTTGCGGCGCACGGCCTGGAAGCGGTCCCACTCCGGGTAGACCGGTGCCAAGTCCTCTGCCGTGCGGTAGTGTAGCTTGCCCCAGTGGGGCCGCCCGCCCACTGAGCGCATGACCTTCTCGACGTGCCGGAAGTACCGCTCGTATTCCATCCCCCGGTACACGTGCACGGCGATGTAGCACCGCTCGCCGCCGTAGGCCGTCGACAGCGGGATGTCGTCGCCCGCCGTGAAGCGCACCTCGATGGGGAACGAGATGCGCAGCCCGGAGTCGTCAATGAACTTCCGCACCCGCTGCAGGCACTCGGCCCCTGCCTCCCGGGGCACCGAGTACTCCATCTCGTAGAAGTGGACCCAGCGGGGCGAGGCGAACACGTCGTGGCTGGGCTTCACGTATTCGGTCCGCCCACTCGACGGCAGCGCAGTGGCCAGCCGCGGGATCAAAGAGGGCCGCCGCCGCCCCAGGCGCACCACCGAGCCGAAGGCGACGTTCTCCATGAGCACCTTGTCGCGCAGCCACTTCCACCGGGGCATCCCTCCCACCGGCGCGTCGGTGCGGTTGTTGCGCTTGGTTAATGCCCAGTCGGTGTGCGGCACGTAGAAGAACTCGAAGTGGTCGTTCTCCTCGACGTGGCGGTCGAGGTCCCGCAGCACCGAGCCCAGCCGCATCGGCTCCTCCACCGCCTGCAACCGGAAGGCGGGCACGCACTGCAGCGTCACCGACGACAACACGCCCAGCGCGCCCAGCCCCACCCGCGCACAGGCGAACACCTCAGGCTCCTCGTCGGCCGAGGCCCGCACCACAGTCCCGTCGGCCGCGACCAACTCCAGGCCGACGATCTGCGTGGCGATGCCCCCGAAGCCGATGCCCGTGCCGTGGGTTGCCGTCGACACCGCCCCGGCGACGGTCTGGTAGGCGATGTCGCCCAGGTTGGGCAACGCCAGCCCCACCGCCGACAAGGCCCGGTTCAGCGCCAGCAAGGTCATGCCCGCTTGGGCCGTCACCCGTCCCGACGAGCGGTCGACCGACAGCAACGACGAGTGCCGGTCGAGCACCACCTGCACCCCGCCGTCGGGGACGACGGCGATGTCGGTGAACGAGTGCCCCGACCCCACCACCTTCACTCGCGAGGCCGAGCGCACCACGTCCGCCAACGCGGCGGCGCCGGCGGGGTGCTCGACCCGCGCCGGCGCGCACTGCTGGTTCCCTGCCCAGTTCTTCCAAGCCCCCATGGGGGCGGAGCCTAGGCCCGGCCCTGCAAGGCCTCCAGGAGCTTGGGCAGCACCTTGTGCACGTCGCCCACGATGCCGAGGTCGGCGATCGAGAAGATCGGCGCCTCCTGGTCCTTGTTGATGGCGATGATGTTCTTAGCGCCCTTCATGCCCACCATGTGCTGGGTGGCGCCAGAGATGCCGCAGGCGATGTAGACGGTGGGCTTCACCGTCTTGCCGGTCTGGCCCACCTGGTACGAGTAGGGCACCCAGCCCGCGTCGACGATGGCGCGGGAGGCGCCGGGCGCCCCCTTGAGCAGCTTGGCCAACTGCTCGACCATGTCGAACTTCTCGGCCTCGCCCAGGCCGCGCCCGCCCGACACGACCACGGCCGCCTCGTCGAGCTTGGGGCCGGTGCGCTCCTCGATGTGGCGCTGGATGACCTTGGCGGCGTTGGTGGCACCGGCGTCGGGGGCCGTCACCGAGGTGACCTCGGGGGCGCCGCCCCCGCTCTCCTCGGCCGCGAACGACTTGGGCCGCACCAGGAAGATGTGCGGGGTGTCGTTGGTGAAGGCCGCCTTGACCACGGTGGTGCCACCGAACACGGCGTGCTCGCTGGTGCCGTCGCCCGACAGCCCGACGACGTTGGTCAGCACGCCCACGTCGAGCTTGGCCGACAGGCGGCCGGCGATGTCGCGGCCGTCGTAGCTGGTGGCGGAGATGACGGCGTCGGGCTTGTTGCCGCCCTGCACCTCGGCGGCCATGGCCGCGGCCACGGGCACGCCGGCCAGCGCGCCGCCCAGGTCGCCCACGTCGTAGACCTTGGTGGCCCCGTAGGCGCCCAGTGTCGACGCCACGGCTGCGGCCTCGCCGCCCCACGTCCACGCCTCGACCGTCGAGGCGATCTCGCGAGCCTTGGTGAGCAACTCCAACGTGCTGCCGGTGGGCTTGCCTTCCGCCACCTCGGCCAGCACCCAGACCTTGTCGTATGCCATGGCTCAGATCACCTTCAGGGATTCGAGGAACTGGACAATGCGCTCGTGGGCGTCGCCTTCGTCGACCACGATCTCGCCGGCCTGGCGCTCTTCGGCGGCGGCCACGTCGGTGACCTGCTGGCCGACGGCGGGCGCCTCGATGCCGAGGTCACCGACCTTGAGGGTGTCGACCGGCTTGCCCTTGGCCGCCATGATCCCCTTGAACGACGGGTACCGGGGCTCGACCACGCCGGCGGTCACGGTGACCACGGCCGGCAGCGGGCACTCGACCTCGTCGAAGCCCTCCTCGGTCTGGCGGTTGACCTTCACGGTGGAGCCGTCGATCTCGACGTGCTTGGCGAAGGTCACCGACGGCAGCCCGAGCAACTCGGCGATCTGCACCGGCGTGGTGCCGGTGTAGCCGTCGGTCGACTCGGTGGCGGCCAGTACGAGGTCGGCGCTGGCCCGTCCGATCGCGCCGGCGAGGACCTTGGCCGTCGTGAGCGCGTCAGCTCCCTTGAGCGAATCGTCGGAGACGAGGATCGCTTTGTGGGCTCCCATCGCCAACGCGGTGCGGAGACCGCTGACCTCGTTGTTCGGGGCCATCGACACAAGGGTCACCTCGCCACTGCCGGCCTTGTCGACCAACTGCAACGCCATCTCCACTCCGTAGGCGTCGGAGTCGTCGAGGATCAACTTGCCCTCTCGCACCAGCGTGTTGGTGGCCGGGTCGAGGCGTCCCGGCGAGGCCGGATCTGGGATCTGCTTGACGCAGACGACGACGTTCATGGCGCCGATTCTCGCCTGCCCCTCGTTGGTGGACCAATTTGGGGCCGGACCGGACTCCTGCTCCGGTGGTACCTTCCGAAGCCATGCCCGACCAGGTGCGCCTAGTGATGCCGGCCGATCCGGAGTTCCTCCGCCTGGCCCGGGTCACGGCTATGGGTTTGGCCAGCCGGCTCTCGTTCACACTCGACGAGATCGACGACCTCCGAATCGCGATCGACGAGCTTCTCTTCGGTC
Encoded proteins:
- a CDS encoding MSMEG_4193 family putative phosphomutase; protein product: MPRRPKQPPFTVALFVRHGRTPTTGAVLPGRAPGLHLSDEGTRQAEAAAARIAALADVAAVYASPLERARETAAPIAKALGLKVKVDKGLSECDFGDWTGAALKDLMKLPEWKTVQRYPSGFRFPNGESFNEMQARITSTAARLRAQHEGRTIVLVSHADPIKAAVADALGTHLDLFQRIVVSPCSVTAIAYFGEGPAVLGVNLVGDLTDLKPS
- a CDS encoding DUF3090 family protein, translated to MSSSFDFTAVDRITIGTVGPPGQRAFFLQARQGPDLVTLKLEKSQVAALATYLGELLQGMARPGHLPEDLDLEEPVVAEWVIGTLGITYDEEIDRFLLVAEEVAMDDEDAGEARFFVSREQVAALAIRGTQLVEAGRPPCPLCGYPLDPKGHACPRTNGHRPPTL
- a CDS encoding SCO1664 family protein, translating into MSADERAPAADALTVLASGEVALQGRMPWSSNATFLVTLTLDDVEMPAVYKPHRGERELWDFPDGLFLREVAAYELSAALGWNVVPETVLRHDGPFGVGSYQRFIAADFSEHYFTLLEKPDHHECLRTIGAFDLVANNADRKGGHCLLGDDGRIWGIDNGLSFHVEPKLRTVIWDFAGQAVEAPLLADLARMAASPPAALEQLLHPAEIEALVERACWVVQHPVFPDPPPGHRAYPWPLV
- a CDS encoding DUF6183 family protein, with the protein product MAAGLNLDDIDGLTREVDRLCSVREWDGLLSLRDLCRAAMARGKQLWPVAAHAEYRLALEAPAPWAAQMLVPGTGRFALGPLPEVAASTHTWDDLAPHAPAGPVAALAAYERVVRGDDLTGADVEPVFELPLALQDWEPAYPVADYRADKADFPAPPPPSSFWHRDHAAGGVISVPEAARALTELAEAWLTESNGRAEAAAVEGDAAAAVAALGPPTVRLASIEPADALAHMAWTAASGGAHGRRRGMAKGRFAAWWTVAAVGDSLDDWPLAPDELGELVHELRWFLWDAGEPVTGWSLRLAVEDPETGRAFAVSASDAA
- a CDS encoding D-arabinono-1,4-lactone oxidase, which translates into the protein MGAWKNWAGNQQCAPARVEHPAGAAALADVVRSASRVKVVGSGHSFTDIAVVPDGGVQVVLDRHSSLLSVDRSSGRVTAQAGMTLLALNRALSAVGLALPNLGDIAYQTVAGAVSTATHGTGIGFGGIATQIVGLELVAADGTVVRASADEEPEVFACARVGLGALGVLSSVTLQCVPAFRLQAVEEPMRLGSVLRDLDRHVEENDHFEFFYVPHTDWALTKRNNRTDAPVGGMPRWKWLRDKVLMENVAFGSVVRLGRRRPSLIPRLATALPSSGRTEYVKPSHDVFASPRWVHFYEMEYSVPREAGAECLQRVRKFIDDSGLRISFPIEVRFTAGDDIPLSTAYGGERCYIAVHVYRGMEYERYFRHVEKVMRSVGGRPHWGKLHYRTAEDLAPVYPEWDRFQAVRRKLDPDGKFANAYLDRVLGSVP
- a CDS encoding electron transfer flavoprotein subunit alpha/FixB family protein; protein product: MAYDKVWVLAEVAEGKPTGSTLELLTKAREIASTVEAWTWGGEAAAVASTLGAYGATKVYDVGDLGGALAGVPVAAAMAAEVQGGNKPDAVISATSYDGRDIAGRLSAKLDVGVLTNVVGLSGDGTSEHAVFGGTTVVKAAFTNDTPHIFLVRPKSFAAEESGGGAPEVTSVTAPDAGATNAAKVIQRHIEERTGPKLDEAAVVVSGGRGLGEAEKFDMVEQLAKLLKGAPGASRAIVDAGWVPYSYQVGQTGKTVKPTVYIACGISGATQHMVGMKGAKNIIAINKDQEAPIFSIADLGIVGDVHKVLPKLLEALQGRA
- a CDS encoding electron transfer flavoprotein subunit beta/FixA family protein; this translates as MNVVVCVKQIPDPASPGRLDPATNTLVREGKLILDDSDAYGVEMALQLVDKAGSGEVTLVSMAPNNEVSGLRTALAMGAHKAILVSDDSLKGADALTTAKVLAGAIGRASADLVLAATESTDGYTGTTPVQIAELLGLPSVTFAKHVEIDGSTVKVNRQTEEGFDEVECPLPAVVTVTAGVVEPRYPSFKGIMAAKGKPVDTLKVGDLGIEAPAVGQQVTDVAAAEERQAGEIVVDEGDAHERIVQFLESLKVI